A part of Kitasatospora acidiphila genomic DNA contains:
- a CDS encoding ThiF family adenylyltransferase: MRPVLKSALSRTWRDQETLQFGTLPDRAQLVSRADERFCAFLALLDGERDAAAVTAAARDLGLEPSAVEQTLHSLAETGLLDDAGAVDRALAGLPPSRRDQLGPDLASLSLLHPGPGQGAGVLGRRSGRRVEVRGAGRVGAALATTLAAAGVGSVEVLDEGRVAAGDCAPGGLTVREIGRPRATAAREAVQRAAGRLPAPEGPAGLAGAGRPVPDLVVFAPRDGSGAFAGSAAAARELMRAGIPHLYVGVVEHLGVVGPLVLPGASACGGCLVLSRTDQDSGWPRLLSQLAAEGPGRAREPACDGALATAVAGLAALHALLLFDGERPPSIDGWCEISAADGMARRLRLSPHLECGCFWP, translated from the coding sequence ATGCGTCCCGTGCTCAAGTCCGCGCTCTCCCGCACCTGGCGTGACCAGGAGACCTTGCAGTTCGGCACGCTTCCCGACCGGGCCCAGCTGGTCTCCCGGGCCGATGAGCGATTCTGCGCCTTCCTGGCGCTGCTCGACGGGGAGCGTGATGCCGCCGCCGTCACCGCCGCCGCGCGCGATCTCGGGCTGGAGCCCTCCGCAGTCGAACAGACCCTGCACTCGCTGGCCGAGACCGGCCTGCTCGACGACGCGGGCGCGGTCGATCGGGCGCTGGCCGGGCTGCCGCCGAGCCGACGGGACCAGCTCGGGCCCGATCTGGCCTCGCTCTCGCTGCTCCACCCCGGGCCGGGGCAGGGCGCGGGGGTGCTGGGGCGGCGGTCCGGGCGGCGGGTCGAGGTGCGCGGCGCCGGGCGGGTCGGGGCCGCGCTGGCGACCACCCTGGCGGCGGCCGGGGTCGGCTCGGTCGAGGTGCTGGACGAGGGCCGGGTGGCCGCCGGGGACTGCGCGCCCGGCGGGTTGACGGTCCGTGAGATCGGTCGACCGCGGGCCACCGCGGCGCGCGAGGCGGTTCAGCGCGCCGCCGGTCGGCTGCCGGCGCCCGAGGGCCCGGCCGGGCTCGCGGGTGCCGGTCGGCCGGTCCCCGATCTGGTGGTGTTCGCGCCGCGGGACGGCAGCGGGGCGTTCGCCGGCAGCGCGGCCGCCGCCCGGGAGCTGATGCGGGCCGGCATCCCGCACCTGTACGTCGGGGTGGTGGAGCATCTGGGGGTGGTCGGCCCCCTGGTGCTGCCCGGTGCCTCCGCCTGCGGCGGCTGCCTGGTGCTCAGTCGCACCGATCAGGATTCCGGCTGGCCCCGGCTGCTGTCCCAGCTCGCCGCCGAGGGGCCGGGGCGGGCCAGGGAGCCCGCCTGTGACGGCGCGTTGGCCACTGCGGTGGCCGGGCTCGCCGCCCTGCACGCGCTGCTGCTGTTCGACGGGGAGCGGCCGCCCAGTATCGACGGCTGGTGCGAGATCTCGGCGGCGGACGGCATGGCCCGCCGGCTGCGGCTCTCCCCGCATCTGGAGTGCGGCTGCTTCTGGCCCTGA